The Elusimicrobiaceae bacterium DNA segment CGTTGACCGCCAGCCCAGCGCGTGTTCGGCTTTTGTTATGCCCAGGACATAGTGTCCCGGATGAAAAAAAGGCGACCAGTCCGGCCCAAACCCCAGTTTCAAAAGTTTCTCATAAGGCGCGCTTGCGACATTCTGTTTCAGATTCAGTTCCTGCGCCGAGACGGTGATGAATTCCCTCAGAGTGATTGGCGCCGAGTCGCCGAAATGAAAAGTTTCCCACATGGTTTTGTGCGGGTTGTCTATGACGGCGGACAGCGCGCGCACGCAGTCGCCGGAATAGATATAGCGGCGGTAATAGTTGCCGCCGTCGGGCAGGACGAGCGGGAACCCGTCCGCCAGCCTCAGCCAGTAGGAAAGCGCGCGCTGTCGGGGTTCGCGCGGGCCGATTACAATCGGGAACCGTGCGATACAGACCGGAAAGTCCACCGCCAGCCGGGCTTTCAGGAACACCGCTTCGGCCTGATATTTGCCCCAGGCGTAGGCGTTTGCGGGATCCGCGGCGAACCCGGGTTTCGCCGGCAGATTGTGCGCCATTTCCTCGGTGTAGGGTGAAGCCGCGCCCTCAAGCGGCAGATGCACGTCGCCGGTGCTGGTGAAAACATACAGTCTGGTGCGGCCGGAAAAAACGGTGCAGGCGGTTTCGGCGTGTGCTGGCGAGTAGCAGATGTTGTCCACCACCGCGTCCCAGTTCCGGCGCGAGAGCGCAAGCAGCGCTTCGCGGTTCTCGCGGTCGCCGTTGATTTGCGCGACCGAGTGCGGCAGCCCGGAAACCGGACAGGCGCGCGAGAACACCGTCACGTCGTCTCCGGCCTGCGCCCGCGCGGCGGCGAACTCGAGCCCGAAAAATTTTGTGCCGCCCAAAATCAGCAGTTTCACGGAGTCCGCCCTGCGCGCCTGAGCTGTTTTATCGCGCAAGCCTGAAGCGCGATGATGGTTTTGGAATCTTTCAGCCTGCCCGTTTCGACCAGTCTGCAGGCTTTTTCAAAAGGCATTTTGCGCACGTTTAAAAACTCGTCGTCGTCCGGCTGGGCCTTGCCGGGCACAAGCCCCGTGGCGATATAGATGTGCAGCGCCTCGTTGGAAAACGCGCAGCAGGGCCAGAAAGTCGTAAGTTTTTCGATTTTGCGGG contains these protein-coding regions:
- a CDS encoding NAD-dependent epimerase/dehydratase family protein; this translates as MKLLILGGTKFFGLEFAAARAQAGDDVTVFSRACPVSGLPHSVAQINGDRENREALLALSRRNWDAVVDNICYSPAHAETACTVFSGRTRLYVFTSTGDVHLPLEGAASPYTEEMAHNLPAKPGFAADPANAYAWGKYQAEAVFLKARLAVDFPVCIARFPIVIGPREPRQRALSYWLRLADGFPLVLPDGGNYYRRYIYSGDCVRALSAVIDNPHKTMWETFHFGDSAPITLREFITVSAQELNLKQNVASAPYEKLLKLGFGPDWSPFFHPGHYVLGITKAEHALGWRSTPLRDWLRATAADELAAADPQLPPPGYRSRQTELSIIDKL